CTGCCTGGTTTGAGCTGGAATTTATCAGGCATTGTTAGATTTTCTGAGGACCCCGCCTCCATGTAGATTGTCCCCACGTGCAGGTCTGCGCAGACCTCTTCTCTGGCCTCAGTGACAAGGGGATCAATCTCGATGCCTCTGTCTTGAAATTCCCTACGAAGAATAATCATAGCCCTAGAATTTCTTCATTAATGCACTCCACAGATCCACCATGGTTTTCAGCGCCGCATGCCAACCATTTGGCGGCAGGCCAGACCGTCTTCTCGGGGGTCCTATTCATCAGAGTTTGCTAGTTTTCAGGAAGAGCAAAGGAGAGCGGTGGGCTTCCGACCACCGCTACTAATTCAAATTACTGACAAGCTTCGCAAGTCCCGCCGTTCATCATGGCCTCGATGGAGCAGGCCATTTGTTCTTCGGCGGTGTAGGTCTTGCCGGCGTTGGCGGCGGCCATGCCTCCGCGGACTTCCTTTTTGACGTCGATGGTGGCCTTTTCGATGTTCGAGGCCTGGAGGGTGCGGAGGTAGTAGGTGGTCTTCAGGCCCTTGTCCCAGGCGCGGCGGTACATGTGAGACAGGGTCTTCATGTCCGGGGTGGCGAGGAAGAGATTCACCGACTGGCTCTGGTCAATCCACTTCTGGCGGCGGGCGGCGGCATCGATGATGTACTCGTGGCCGATGCCGAAGACGGTGCGGTGCTTGTGCTTCAGGGACTCGGGGAGGCCCTCGATGTTATCGAGTTCGCCATCGAAGTACTTCAGCTGATCGAGCATTTCCTGATTCCAGAGGCCGGCTTTCTTGAGGTCCTTCACGAGCTCGGCATTCAGGACGATGAAATCGCCGCTGAGATTGCTCTTCACGTAGAGGTTCTTGTAGTTCGGCTCGATGCAGGGGGTGGTGCCGGTGATGTTCGAGATCGTGGCCGTCGGGGCGATGGCGAGGACGTTCGAATTCCGCATGCCATTCTTCGCGATCTTTTCCCGGACGACGGACCAATCCATCTTGCCGCCGCGTGGGACATCGATCTTGCGGCCGCGCTCGTCCTCGAGGAGATCGAGGGTGTCCTGCGGAAGGAGTCCGCGTGACCACTTCGAGCCCTGGTAGGAGGAGTAGGTGCCGCGCTCCCCGGCGAGGTCCGAGGATGCACTATAGGCGTAGTAGGCGATGGCCTCCATGAACTCGTCATTGAACTCCACGGCGGCATCCGAGGCGAAGGAGAGGCCGCGCTTGTAGAGCGCATTCTGCAGGCCCATGACGCCCATGCCGATCGGCCGGTGACGGCTATTGGCGGTGTAGGCGGCGCCGGTGGGGTAGAAGTTGATATCGATGACGTTGTCGAGGGCGCGGATGGCGACGGTGATGGTCTCCTTCAGCATCTCGTGATCGAGGGCGCCGTCCCGGGTGACGTGGGTGTCGAGGATGACGGAGCCGAGATTGCAGACGGCGGTCTCTTCATCCGAGGTATTCAGGGTGATCTCCGTGCAGAGATTGCTGGAGTGGATGACGCCGGCGTGATCCTGCGGGGAGCGAACATTGCAGGGATCCTTGAAGGTGATCCATGGGTGGCCGGTCTCGAAGAGCATCTTGAGCATGCCCTTCCAGAGCTCGATGGCTGGGAACTGGCGGGACCAGATCTTGCCCTCCGCGGCCATGGCTTCGTACTCGGTGTAGCGTTGTTCGAAGGCCTTGCCGTAGAGGTCGTGGAGGTCCGGGACTTCATTCGAGCGGAAGAGGGTCCAGACGCCGCGGTCTTCCATGCGCTTCATGAAGAGGTCCGGAATCCAGTTCGCGGTGTTCATGTCATGGCAGCGGCGGCGTTCGTCGCCCACGTTCTTCCGGAGCTCGAGGAAGTCCTCGATGTCATTGTGCCAGGTCTCGAGGTAGGCGCAGCCGGAGCCGCGGCGCTTGCCGCCCTGGTTGACAGCGACGAGCTGGTCATTGTGCAGCTTGAGGAAGGGGATGATGCCCTGGGACTCGCCATTGGTGCCCTGGATGTAGCCGCCGGTGCCGCGGACAGCGGTCCACGAGCCACCGAGGCCGCCGGCCCACTTCGAGAGGAAGGCATTTTCCGCAATGCCGCGGATCATGATGCTCTCGATGGAGTCATCCACCTTGTAGAGGTAGCAGGAGGAGAGCTGGCTGTGGAGGGTGCCGGAATTGAAGAGGGTGGGCGTGGAGGAGCAGAAGCGGCGGCCCTTATAGAGATTGTAGAGGCGGATGACCCAGCTCTCGCGCTCGGTTTCCTCACGCTTGAAGAGGCCCATGGCGACGCGCATCCAGAAGAACTGGGGCGTTTCGATGCGGCGTGGCTTCGAGCCGGTCTTGTCGACGATGAGGTAGCGGTCATACATCGTCTGGATGCCGAGGTAGTCGAAATCCAGGTCCGCGGTGGGATCGAAGGCCTCGGCGA
This portion of the Luteolibacter luteus genome encodes:
- a CDS encoding ribonucleoside-diphosphate reductase subunit alpha, producing the protein MYRAVNPDEDFMLKQVITDRFSLPASDRAFLWRDVLPSEKRKPITEIIVTRGNDDTHFSLEDVADAIGDSLADLLISRQADEKSIFSDVNRKFVSDVAHAVANSLTKSLDEGGRLRLSESDLYLLIEKALLENEAYDVAKSLAFRRSMEKTGSVDLHAGPHALPVRLIRRSGNVVPWSETKIEIAVRKAFLTIKENPEPAVEIAKAVTERIRRGDQSFVHIEDVQDMVQEELMRQGKFKAAEHYILYRAQRARLRIEQEESAEDPNQEFMVTVSTEDGKSSFWDGTELKKRIAYASTGLDLCLPEAEIERELRRSVGSEISEKDLKNTIILNAKALIEKDADFAKFAGRILLSYIYEEVLDWSISRDGIHKLKAAHKIAFKSYLKHGVAIKRLHPDLLDVYDLDRLAEAFDPTADLDFDYLGIQTMYDRYLIVDKTGSKPRRIETPQFFWMRVAMGLFKREETERESWVIRLYNLYKGRRFCSSTPTLFNSGTLHSQLSSCYLYKVDDSIESIMIRGIAENAFLSKWAGGLGGSWTAVRGTGGYIQGTNGESQGIIPFLKLHNDQLVAVNQGGKRRGSGCAYLETWHNDIEDFLELRKNVGDERRRCHDMNTANWIPDLFMKRMEDRGVWTLFRSNEVPDLHDLYGKAFEQRYTEYEAMAAEGKIWSRQFPAIELWKGMLKMLFETGHPWITFKDPCNVRSPQDHAGVIHSSNLCTEITLNTSDEETAVCNLGSVILDTHVTRDGALDHEMLKETITVAIRALDNVIDINFYPTGAAYTANSRHRPIGMGVMGLQNALYKRGLSFASDAAVEFNDEFMEAIAYYAYSASSDLAGERGTYSSYQGSKWSRGLLPQDTLDLLEDERGRKIDVPRGGKMDWSVVREKIAKNGMRNSNVLAIAPTATISNITGTTPCIEPNYKNLYVKSNLSGDFIVLNAELVKDLKKAGLWNQEMLDQLKYFDGELDNIEGLPESLKHKHRTVFGIGHEYIIDAAARRQKWIDQSQSVNLFLATPDMKTLSHMYRRAWDKGLKTTYYLRTLQASNIEKATIDVKKEVRGGMAAANAGKTYTAEEQMACSIEAMMNGGTCEACQ